From a single Mycosarcoma maydis chromosome 2, whole genome shotgun sequence genomic region:
- a CDS encoding uncharacterized protein (related to eIF3l - translation initiation factor 3 subunit L) encodes MVADASQQGQSNGAAFNQQQQYQQQQQRQLFGGEEEFGDEEELGDDVDLVVGDYSAAFAGEAGAEVDEAQAAALAAAHAQAQQQAQAAALAAVPDQIRKYVVLFNQAVQINNVQDISNAYEGTWNRLTDKFYARSEWPEAETIAPLVNDDQKFLTLYRELWYRHVYSRLSPDGEDRFHSYDNYCDFFNFVLNSDGPVQLELPAQWLWDIIDEFIYQFQSFSQWRNKVSNKSEDEIALLQDGGVWSSYSVLNVLYSLIQKSRITEQLVAASKGEDPDEVAGEFGSKPLYRMLGYFSIIGLLRVHVLLGDYTLALKMLDHIELNKKSGLINRVTACHVTAYYYVGFAYLMLRRYPDCIKSFTHILVFIMRLRQYHTRSYQYDQINKTADRMYALLSMACALCPTRLDENIQTQMRDKYGDQFSKMTRPGAEGLAAFEELFIYACPKFITANSPAYHDEEALVEYKQKAVFPDPTQHQLRVFLSDVKTQLSNANVRSFLRLYTTLGTDKLASFLEIDEEELVEMMMVMKNSTRSLKWSSGSLLHGQVVNTSDLDFVIDTDMVHIAESRVGRRYGDWFLRNGTRMHDVLNNIQAKPLPIVSKQVQDEAAAAAAEAKDAKDKKVKNAWAAGVKAGPPAFSQRSGGAGRSSVNKSAPAPAGAWGSSKPQPSVTA; translated from the coding sequence ATGGTTGCAGACGCATCCCAGCAGGGCCAATCCAACGGCGCTGCTTTcaaccaacagcagcagtaccagcagcaacagcagcgacagctTTTCggtggagaagaagagTTTGGtgatgaggaggagctAGGTGACGATGTGGATCTGGTTGTAGGCGACTACTCTGCTGCGTTTGCCGGTGAGGCTGGCGCTgaggtcgacgaggctCAGGCCGCTGCGCTGGCTGCCGCGCACGcccaagctcagcagcaagcgcaagctgctgctctcgccgCTGTTCCCGACCAGATCCGCAAGTACGTTGTCCTTTTCAACCAGGCGGTGCAAATCAACAACGTACAGGACATTAGCAATGCTTATGAAGGAACGTGGAACCGACTCACCGACAAGTTCTACGCGCGATCCGAGTGGCCTGAAGCCGAGACCATCGCTCCGCTTGTCAACGACGATCAGAAGTTCCTGACTCTGTACCGAGAGCTTTGGTACCGTCACGTTTACTCTCGTCTCAGCCCGGACGGTGAGGATCGCTTCCATTCGTACGACAACTACTGCGACTTTTTCAACTTTGTTCTCAACAGCGATGGACccgtccagctcgagctgcctGCGCAGTGGCTGTGGGATATCATTGACGAGTTCATCTACCAGTTCCAGAGCTTCTCGCAGTGGAGGAACAAAGTGTCGAACaagagcgaagacgagattgcgctgctgcaggaCGGAGGTGTGTGGAGCAGCTACTCGGTTCTCAACGTGCTGTACTCACTCATCCAGAAGTCGCGCATCACTGAGCAGCTGGTGGCGGCTAGCAAGGGCGAGGATCCGGACGAGGTAGCTGGCGAGTTTGGCTCCAAGCCTCTGTACCGCATGCTCGGATACTTTTCTATCATCGGTCTGCTTCGCGTGCACGTTTTGCTTGGCGACTACACGCTCgcgctcaagatgctcgaccaCATCGAACTCAACAAAAAGTCGGGCCTGATCAACCGCGTAACTGCGTGCCACGTTACCGCGTACTACTATGTCGGTTTCGCCTACCTCATGCTGCGTCGCTACCCTGACTGCATCAAGAGCTTCACGCACATCCTGGTTTTCATCATGCGTCTGCGTCAGTACCACACGCGATCGTACCAGTACGACCAGATCAACAAGACCGCCGATCGCATGTACGCGCTCTTGTCCATGGCGTGTGCGCTCTGTCCGACGCGCTTGGACGAGAACATCCAGACGCAGATGCGCGACAAGTACGGTGACCAATTCAGCAAGATGACGCGTCCCGGAGCTGAGGGGTTGGCGGCGTTCGAGGAGCTGTTCATCTATGCGTGTCCCAAGTTCATCACGGCTAATTCGCCGGCGTACcacgacgaggaggcgcTCGTCGAGTACAAGCAAAAAGCGGTCTTCCCGGACCCCACGCAGCACCAGTTGCGCGTCTTCCTTTCCGACGTCAAGACGCAGCTTTCCAACGCCAACGTTCGATCGTTCCTGCGTCTGTACACGACGCTCGGAACGGACAAGTTGGCTTCATTCCTCGAaatcgacgaggaggaactcgtcgagatgatgatggtcaTGAAAAACTCGACGCGATCGCTCAAGTGGAGCAGTGGTTCGCTTCTGCACGGCCAAGTGGTGAATACGAGCGATTTGGACTTTGTCATCGATACCGATATGGTTCATATTGCCGAGTCCAGGGTGGGTAGGAGGTATGGCGATTGGTTCTTGAGGAACGGTACTAGGATGCATGATGTATTGAACAACATTCAGGCCAAGCCGTTGCCGATTGTGAGCAAGCAGGTGCAGGATGAGgctgcggcggcggctgccGAGGCAAAGGATGCAAAGGATAAGAAAGTCAAGAATGCTTGGGCTGCTGGAGTCAAGGCTGGTCCACCCGCTTTCTCGCAAAGATCCGGCGGTGCCGGTAGGTCATCCGTCAACAAGTCGGCTCCCGCACCAGCCGGCGCTTGGGGTAGCAGCAAGCCTCAACCCTCTGTGACCGCCTAA
- a CDS encoding lysophospholipase (related to NTE1 - Serine esterase) — protein sequence MSQVPVASPASWSSVASAAAAAVSAATSASSSLAASVDEPAATTATAATASYADERNPLIALFDGLLRVVLASLNLIRILATFSTITVPSLVYAILHYSLTLQLNFPSLALLFLTSLISAFIWLRYRHLNKYERLREVPITRDEGFNLNPDVASPGGDNDRGSFHNYLDDFLQAIRIFGFLEKPVFHELARHLQTRRLVAGDSLSLDTDFSFYIVIDGHVQVYAPLPSATASAVGQDSVEDEDDSGYQLLNEVESGGTLSSLFTILSLFTEDVKLSFDDHDDPHLAPPHPAYPAMDRLNNSSAANHLGRGNNATAPTSPYSSAFNPPSQTAAQLQLNAAALRNVPAAISTEGAVERLGGSAAVRSTSKSSHARTASSGTASATVQDGDTSTIMDPLEQNDDGVTSSLYHAPDLQMPPAQAAAPFSHFAPSYHPSPAGTPISSLPGSTHSPYFRGRATSIHALHEAAGGPNTPGSILSAMSSSAHGHYHPQADYLPRQGAGTVARATVDTTLAVIPAEAFKRLTKKFPNAAAHIVQVILARLSRVTFHTAHKYLGLTKEVMRTEKSINDLACFPLPSEFYEKGGMDKLRHRFLPQPNSKRETTVDDDYFRDFQEWTSISQRSSTPVPGSKDDTKDAATSSPPKVRIASDLPSLTTSSKQSNQKPTSSRISAARTPWGHPDPPLKTPTARNMVGPGDLLSMASLSQDGWYTTGFDMHSAQPTPRAKPRSVSKLEPFHGPLPHPVDDSTDGTSPLSGASPIPIRKGSSTMYHQGEAIGTDRPFANIGLPHFDIKNEVMDCIAKSIGLAQAAHSPLAPSYQASPHINAQDSLLQRSVFKSAFGSLSMLDAAMAEEESSITGTNSSMAGHGHSGFHPSDFENEVEIKFFPAGSTLVKAGESRAGLFYVIDGFLDVLLPAEANELEEEDRLKPNMNHKSAKTDASSGSSRQNRPGSHRKDSSSASLRAGLLDERNLREADVSLPQRRGTEADRISSNGDGNSGSVHRPAMREGSSSSTSYGTPAGLRKKPTESAKVGNALDGTGGAGSSSRRKPSHVSSGSGATTMPRHPDATNSNMAFTAKQPVLHPSLHQQQPLRGKPSQQSSQRSKDGKRSIFTVGRGGIAGYLSSLLGTASYVDITAKTDVYVGFLPAHALERIMERRPIVLLTLCKRLLSLLPPLILHIDSSLDWQQVNAGQVIYREDDPSDSFFIVINGRLRAITEKTNGIEVHNEYGQGDSVGELDVITNSRRRTTLHAIRDSELAKMPSTLFNAISVRHPAITIQISRIIARRVRTELVRSKQEGAALGAPIPGLPDLGRNNLNLKTVAIVPVTRQVPVIDFAAKLQTAFDDTIGGRAIFLDQSSVMGVLGRHAFSRMGKLKLAGWLADLEQKYRLVVYVVDTPVSSAWSQTSIRQADCVLMVGFGDEPAMGEYERLLMSVKTTARKELVLLHPERSVPPGSTREWLKNRPWVHAHHHVEMPGLTGSHAGAAISTGGDPKAVKALRNLKQKLETSLQRYRKTMTPLSASGRPHHASDFARLARRLCGMSIGLVLGGGGARGCAHLGVIRALEERGIPIDMVGGTSIGSLVGGLYAREAEMVSTFGRAKRFAGRMASLWRFASDLTYPVVSYTTGHEFNRGVFKAIQETHIEDMWIPFFCNTTNITWSRMEVHTSGYAWRYIRGSMTLAGLIPPLVDEGNMLVDGGYVDNLPVTVMLAMGARSVFAVDVGSIDDTSPRAYGDTLSGWWVLLNRWNPWSDASKIPSIPDIQGRLTYVSSVKTLEEAKKVKGCFYMRMPVEEFGTLAFGRFDMIYEKGYKAAVELLDGWDAEGKLPSGTEREDFEDDWEDGDEYEEYEVYTDDESGVGGGVRKIRKKRRRTRRKAGISARRNSI from the coding sequence ATGTCACAGGTCCCTGTGGCCTCACCGGCCTCCTGGTCGTCAGTCGCTTCAgccgccgcagccgccGTATCGGCTGCTACAagtgcatcgagctcgctgGCTGCTTCTGTTGATGAGCCAGCAGCCACTACGGCTACTGCAGCAACCGCTTCTTACGCAGACGAACGAAACCCTCTCATCGCATTGTTCGATGGCCTCCTCCGCGTCGTACTTGCCTCGCTCAACCTCATCCGCATCCTGGCCACTTTTTCCACCATTACGGTCCCAAGTCTGGTCTATGCCATTCTTCACTACAGTTTGACGCTCCAACTCAACTTTCCGTCCCTTGCTCTCCTCTTTCTCACTTCGTTGATATCCGCTTTCATCTGGCTTCGCTACCGTCATCTCAACAAGTATGAGCGCCTCCGCGAGGTTCCTATCACTCGAGACGAGGGCTTCAACCTCAACCCTGACGTCGCCTCACCCGGCGGAGACAACGACCGCGGCAGCTTTCACAACTACCTGGACGACTTTCTTCAAGCCATCCGCATCTTTGGTTTCCTCGAAAAGCCTGTTTTTCACGAACTCGCTCGCCATTTGCAAACGCGTAGGCTCGTTGCTGGTGATAGCCTATCCCTCGACACAGATTTTTCCTTTTACATTGTCATCGACGGCCATGTTCAGGTTTATGCGCCTCTTCCGTCTGCCACTGCAAGTGCAGTGGGACAGGACTCggtcgaagacgaagatgacAGTGGCTACCAGTTGCTCAACGAAGTCGAGAGCGGAGGCACGCTCAGCAGTCTCTTTACCATTCTCAGCCTCTTCACCGAGGATGTCAAGCTTTCGTTCGATGACCATGATGACCCTCATCTCGCTCCTCCCCATCCTGCCTATCCCGCCATGGATCGTCTCAACAACTCCAGCGCAGCCAACCATCTAGGTCGTGGCAACAACGCTACTGCCCCTACTTCACCCTATTCCTCGGCCTTCAACCCACCATCTCAAAccgctgctcagcttcaGCTTAACGCAGCTGCCCTCCGCAATGTACCCGCTGCCATTTCCACCGAAGGTGCTGTAGAACGCCTCGGAGGTTCCGCCGCTGTCCGCTCCACTTCCAAATCGTCTCACGCCCGAACCGCGTCCTCTGGCACCGCATCTGCGACGGTTCAGGATGGTGACACGAGTACCATCATGGATCCACTAGAGCAGAACGACGACGGCGTCACCAGTTCTTTATACCATGCACCCGATCTTCAAATGCCTCCTGCACAGGCCGCCGCTCCCTTTTCTCACTTCGCGCCATCCTACCACCCTTCGCCCGCAGGTACACCAATTTCGAGCCTGCCGGGATCCACGCACTCCCCTTATTTTCGCGGCAGAGCGACGTCTATTCACGCTCTGCAcgaagctgctggtggCCCCAACACACCTGGATCGATCCTCAGCGCAATGAGTAGCAGCGCACACGGTCATTACCACCCACAGGCCGACTACCTTCCTCGACAAGGTGCAGGTACCGTAGCACGCGCCACTGTCGACACCACCCTTGCCGTCATCCCTGCCGAAGCCTTCAAGCGTCTTACCAAAAAGTTTcccaacgctgctgcgcacATAGTTCAGGTCATTCTGGCCCGTCTCTCGCGCGTCACCTTCCACACCGCCCATAAGTACCTCGGTCTTACCAAGGAGGTCATGCGAACTGAAAAGTCAATCAACGATCTCGCCTGCTTCCCGCTTCCCTCTGAATTTTACGAGAAGGGCGGCATGGACAAACTCCGCCATCGCTTCCTTCCACAGCCAAATTCGAAACGCGAAACAACGGTTGATGATGACTATTTCCGCGATTTCCAGGAATGGACATCGATCAGTCAACGCAGCTCCACGCCTGTGCCAGGATCCAAAGATGACACGAAGGATGCCGCCACCAGCAGTCCGCCCAAGGTCAGGATTGCCTCAGATTTGCCGTCActgacgacgagctccAAACAATCCAACCAAAAACCAACATCCTCGCGCATCTCTGCAGCCAGGACGCCATGGGGACATCCAGATCCACCTCTCAAAACACCCACGGCTCGCAACATGGTTGGACCAGGCGACTTGCTCAGCATGGCCAGTCTCAGCCAAGATGGCTGGTACACGACCGGCTTCGACATGCACTCGGCGCAGCCAACACCACGGGCCAAGCCACGCTCTGtctccaagctcgagcctTTTCACGGTCCCTTGCCGCATCCTGTGGATGATTCCACTGACGGCACAAGTCCGCTTTCAGGTGCCTCGCCAATTCCAATACGCAAAGGCAGTTCCACCATGTACCATCAAGGCGAAGCCATTGGCACTGATCGTCCCTTTGCAAACATTGGCCTGCCTCATTTTGACATAAAAAACGAGGTCATGGACTGCATCGCGAAGAGTATCGGCCTCGCTCAGGCTGCGCACTCACCGCTTGCTCCAAGCTACCAGGCTAGCCCTCACATTAATGCGCAGGATTCTCTTCTGCAGCGCTCCGTGTTCAAGTCGGCTTTTGGCTCGCTTAGcatgctcgatgctgctaTGGCGGAAGAAGAGTCGAGCATCACGGGTACCAACAGTTCCATGGCTGGGCACGGCCATTCGGGTTTTCATCCCTCGGATTTCGAGaacgaggtcgagatcaagtTCTTCCCTGCCGGAAGTACCCTCGTCAAGGCGGGGGAGAGTCGTGCCGGACTGTTCTATGTCATCGACGGCTTTTTGGACGTTCTACTGCCTGCCGAGGCCAATGAATTGGAGGAAGAAGATCGTTTGAAGCCCAAcatgaatcacaaatcggCGAAGACTGATGCTAGCAGTGGCTCTTCAAGACAAAACAGACCAGGCTCGCATCGTAAAGATTCGTCATCTGCTTCGCTGCGAGCGGGTCTCCTCGATGAAAGAAATCTGCGTGAAGCTGATGTGTCACTACCTCAACGCAGAGGCACCGAAGCAGATCGCATTAGCAGCAATGGCGATGGCAATTCGGGCTCGGTACATCGACCTGCTATGCGTGAAGGTTCTTCATCGTCCACCTCGTATGGCACGCCGGCCGGCTTGCGCAAAAAACCCACAGAATCAGCAAAGGTGGGCAATGCTTTGGACGGCACTGGTGGCGCTGGTAGCAGTAGCAGACGCAAACCAAGCCATGTTTCCAGCGGAAGTGGTGCCACTACGATGCCGCGTCATCCAGATGCCACCAATTCCAATATGGCATTCACAGCAAAGCAGCCGGTCTTGCACCCTTCACTgcatcaacagcaaccTCTCCGCGGCAAGCCCTCACAGCAAAGTAGTCAGCGCTCCAAGGACGGCAAGCGCTCCATCTTTACCGTCGGTCGTGGAGGCATTGCAGGCTACCTCTCCAGTCTCCTAGGTACTGCAAGCTACGTCGACATCACAGCCAAGACGGATGTGTATGTGGGCTTTTTACCTGCGCACGCTCTCGAGCGCATCATGGAACGTCGGCCGATCgtgctgctgacgctgtGCAAGCGTCTGTTGAGTCTGCTGCCTCCGCTGATCCTTCACATTGATTCGTCGCTCGACTGGCAGCAAGTCAATGCAGGGCAGGTAATCTATCGTGAGGATGATCCATCTGACAGCTTTTTCATTGTTATTAACGGACGATTGCGAGCAATTACCGAGAAAACTAACGGTATTGAGGTGCATAACGAGTACGGACAAGGTGACAgtgttggcgagctcgacgtgATCACCAACTCGCGCAGACGCACGACGCTCCATgccatccgtgattcggAGCTGGCCAAGATGCCTTCGACGCTGTTCAACGCCATCTCGGTGCGTCACCCAGCCATCACTATTCAAATCTCACGTATCATTGCGCGTCGAGTGCGCACAGAGCTCGTGAGGAGCAAACAGGAAGgtgctgcgcttggcgcGCCTATTCCGGGCCTGCCAGACCTTGGTCGCAACAATCTCAACCTCAAGACGGTGGCCATTGTTCCCGTAACACGCCAGGTGCCCGTGATTGACTTTGCAGCTAAGCTGCAGACCGCCTTCGACGACACCATCGGTGGCAGAGCGATTTTCTTGGATCAGAGCAGTGTCATGGGCGTGCTGGGACGACATGCCTTTAGCCGGATgggcaagctcaagctggcgGGCTGGCTCGCCGACTTGGAGCAAAAGTATCGCTTGGTTGTGTATGTGGTTGACACCCCCGTTTCGTCAGCCTGGTCGCAAACTTCGATCCGGCAGGCCGACTGCGTACTCATGGTCGGATTCGGCGATGAGCCAGCGATGGGCGAGTACGAACGACTGCTGATGAGTGTCAAGACCACAGCGCGCAAAGAGCTCGTACTGTTGCATCCCGAGAGAAGCGTCCCACCTGGTTCGACGCGCGAGTGGCTCAAGAACCGCCCGTGGGTGCATGCGCACCACCATGTAGAGATGCCGGGCTTGACCGGATCGCATGCCGGCGCAGCCATATCCACGGGAGGTGACCCAAAGGCGGTCAAGGCGCTGCGCAACCTGAAGCAGAAGCTTGAGACGTCGCTGCAGCGATACCGCAAGACCATGACGCCACTCTCTGCATCTGGTCGGCCCCACCATGCATCCGATTTTGCAAGGCTGGCACGTCGATTGTGCGGTATGAGCATCGGACTGGTGCTCGGgggtggtggtgcgcgTGGCTGTGCTCACTTGGGTGTCATCCGTGCGCTTGAAGAGCGTGGAATTCCGATCGACATGGTGGGTGGTACATCGATTGGCTCGCTCGTGGGCGGACTGTACGCGAGAgaggccgagatggtgtCAACGTTTGGTCGCGCCAAACGCTTTGCAGGCCGTATGGCGTCTCTGTGGCGTTTTGCCTCGGATCTCACCTATCCAGTGGTCTCGTACACCACGGGGCACGAGTTCAACCGTGGCGTATTCAAAGCGATCCAAGAGACGCATATTGAGGATATGTGGATTCCGTTTTTCTGCAACACGACCAACATCACCTGGTCTCGCATGGAGGTACACACGAGCGGCTATGCCTGGCGCTACATTCGCGGATCCATGACACTGGCCGGTCTCATCCCGCCGCTGGTCGACGAAGGAAACATGCTTGTCGACGGAGGCTACGTTGACAATTTGCCGGTGACTGTGATGCTGGCCATGGGTGCACGGTCCGTGTTTGCGGTCGACGTCGGATCCATCGACGATACGAGCCCACGTGCATACGGCGATACGTTGTCTGGCTGGTGGGTGCTTCTGAATCGATGGAACCCGTGGTCAGACGCCAGCAAGATACCTTCGATTCCAGACATTCAAGGCCGTCTGACCTATGTGTCGTCggtcaagacgctcgaagAAGCCAAGAAGGTGAAAGGATGCTTCTATATGCGAATGCCTGTGGAAGAATTTGGAACGCTCGCATTCGGACGCTTCGACATGATTTATGAAAAGGGTTACAAGGCGGCGGTGGAGTTACTCGATGGTTGGGATGCAGAAGGGAAATTGCCGTCTGGAACAGAGAGGGAAGATTTTGAAGACGACTGggaggatggcgacgagtATGAAGAGTACGAAGTGTacaccgacgacgaaagTGGGGTCGGTGGGGGAGTCAGAAAGATCAGAAAGAAGCGAAGAAGAACGAGGAGAAAGGCGGGGATCAGCGCTCGTCGCAACAGCATCTAG
- a CDS encoding dolichyl-phosphate beta-glucosyltransferase (related to dolichyl-phosphate beta-glucosyltransferase), whose protein sequence is MGAACCAGAAVAGSAASAGPSTLLDGTVYSFLSAIPIALYHYYPQITLVLMTLVALGASTFYLLIVLLTPVTKSSSRSELTYLSTTSTEPKPLASLLDDLRENEKENGAVQLSVVVPAYNEKERLPVMLEETVEFLDELKKSKRSLVEGLPHEHGKGTFAHGSDLQANGNASTTRVHAALHDALSSYEIIIVDDGSKDDTHQVALDFARSHPSTSAASTIRVVRLVSNRGKGGAVRHGVLHSRGHLILFADADGATSFRDISKLCHTLSCVLTPKGHGVAVGSRAHMVTSDAVVKRSFVRNFLMHSFHLFLILLLRPPTLGGLMKKLTARSETQNKRQAKGCRVVSLPVQPEIKDTQCGFKLFTRPTAQLVFPASHIDGWIFDVELLILAQTSSQLALQASNPDLTLLAAEEVQDNTNALKGLPIPIAEVSVDWQEVTGSKIDLLKDSIRMALDLIVIRANYTLGRWKTPPAAL, encoded by the coding sequence ATGGGTGCCGCATGCTGTGCAGGAGCCGCAGTTGCCGGTTCCGCCGCCTCTGCCGGGCCTTCCACTTTACTTGATGGCACCGTCTACTCCTTCCTCTCGGCCATCCCGATCGCTCTCTACCACTATTATCCTCAGATTACGCTTGTCCTGATGACACTTGTCGCACTGGGAGCATCGACGTTTTACCTCTTGATCGTCCTTCTCACACCGGTGACTaagagcagctcgcgctcTGAGCTGACGTATCTATCCACAACAAGCACAGAGCCGAAGCCACTAGCAAGTCTGTTAGATGATTTAAGAGAGAATGAAAAGGAGAATGGAGCGGTGCAGCTGAGTGTAGTGGTGCCGGCGTACAACGAAAAGGAGAGATTGCCGGTGATGTTGGAAGAGACGGTGGAGTTTTTGGATGAATTGAAGAAGAGTAAGAGGAGTTTGGTGGAGGGTTTGCCGCACGAACACGGAAAGGGCACTTTTGCTCATGGCAGCGATTTGCAAGCCAACGGAAATGCATCAACCACCCGAGTGCATGCTGCACTGCACGATGCGCTCTCGAGCTACGAGATTatcatcgtcgacgatggTAGCAAGGACGACACGCACCAAGTTGCGCTGGATTTTGCGCGTTCCCACCCTTCCACCAGTGCTGCTTCGACCATTCGAGTAGTCCGCCTCGTTTCGAACCGAGGTAAAGGTGGAGCCGTTCGACACGGCGTACTCCACTCACGAGGTCATCTGATCCTGTTCGCCGATGCTGACGGAGCCACCTCGTTCCGTGACATATCCAAACTATGCCACACCTTATCCTGCGTCCTCACGCCCAAGGGACACGGTGTAGCTGTAGGCAGCCGAGCGCACATGGTGACATCCGACGCCGTGGTGAAACGCAGTTTTGTGCGAAACTTTCTCATGCACAGTTTCCACTTGTTCCTCATACTTTTACTTCGTCCTCCGACGCTTGGAGGCTTGATGAAGAAGCTCACcgctcgaagcgaaacTCAAAACAAGAGGCAAGCAAAGGGATGTAGAGTGGTGTCACTCCCTGTGCAGCCCGAGATCAAAGACACCCAGTGTGGATTCAAGCTCTTCACGCGACCCACGGCACAGCTTGTATTCCCAGCAAGTCACATCGACGGCTGGATTTTTGACGTCGAATTGCTCATCCTCGCGCAGACGAGCTCACAGCTTGCCTTACAAGCCTCAAATCCTGACCTCACCCTGCTTGCCGCCGAAGAAGTGCAAGACAACACAAACGCGTTGAAGGGCCTACCGATTCCGATTGCAGAGGTGAGCGTCGATTGGCAGGAAGTTACGGGTAGCAAGATCGATTTGCTCAAAGATTCAATTCGCATGGCCTTGGATCTGATCGTTATCCGTGCCAATTACACTCTCGGTAGATGGAAGACTCCGCCTGCGGCACTGTGA
- a CDS encoding uncharacterized protein (related to LAP3 - member of the GAL regulon): MGSSASKPVADKPAYLSSSSSSNSETLNEKAKYTVRSDTSRTHAQGSSIINHHAADRLARIQAETLQRFGGAAAASSSIVERQAGISLQAIPDWQDSALATQSARLAQMTLHNAAISASLHKRDVEISCAHIFSHAIPYEVKPVVNQKSSGRCWLFATCNVIRHQAAKVLELDEFELSQSYLSFWDKLEKSNYFLENMIELADEALDQRVVGFLKTAPTNDGGQWDMVANLLEKYGVVPKSVFPESYNSSYSTQINWLVTLKLREYTLELRQIKKDVERKFGNLAHQEHGSISTHEIRYAVRQAQRARKEEQMEEVYRLLVISLGTPPQPDQEFSYNYRNKNGKFVTIRSTPKRFLAEYTGTFDHKTRCSLIHDPRHPADRLITVERLGNVWEGTPISYVNTTVDVMRAAVVNSIKAGHPVFFGCDVGQFSDKTSGIMDPALFGYQDAFNISLGLTKAQRIELGESSMTHAMVITAVHIDERTGKVERYRVENSWGEAGVGNDKGFMVMSDKWFQEFNYQVVVDRKFMPKHLWALYTTGVDANTIRLPPYDPLGALA, from the coding sequence ATGGGATCATCCGCATCCAAGCCCGTCGCTGACAAACCGGCTTATCtatcgtcgagctcgtcgagcaacaGCGAGACTTTGAACGAGAAGGCCAAGTACACGGTCAGATCTGACACATCTCGCACACATGCTCAAGGCTCAAGCATCATTAACCACCATGCGGCTGATCGCCTCGCGCGCATTCAGGCCGAGACTCTTCAGCGCTTTGGCGGGGCTGCGGCCgcctcaagctcgatcgtTGAACGTCAAGCCGGTATCTCGCTCCAAGCCATCCCTGACTGGCAGGACTCAGCGCTGGCGACTCAGTCGGCGCGATTGGCACAGATGACGCTACACAATGCCGCTATCAGTGCCAGCCTGCACAAGCGTGATGTGGAGATCTCGTGCGCACACATCTTCTCGCACGCCATCCCCTACGAAGTCAAACCCGTAGTCAACCAGAAGAGCTCGGGTCGATGTTGGTTGTTCGCCACTTGCAACGTCATCCGTCACCAAGCAGCCAAAGTGCTTGAGCTGGACGAATTCGAACTTTCGCAGAGCTATCTTAGCTTCTGGGACAAGTTGGAGAAATCCAACTACTTCCTCGAAAACATGATTGAGCTCGCCGACGAAGCACTCGACCAGCGTGTAGTGGGATTCCTCAAGACAGCTCCTACCAACGACGGCGGTCAGTGGGACATGGTTGCCAACCTCCTCGAGAAGTATGGTGTGGTGCCTAAGTCTGTGTTCCCCGAAAGCTACAACTCGAGCTACTCGACTCAGATCAACTGGCTCGtcacgctcaagctgcgcgAGTACacgcttgagctgcgaCAGATCAAGAAAGACGTTGAGCGCAAATTCGGCAACTTGGCTCATCAGGAACATGGATCGATCAGCACGCACGAGATCCGGTACGCTGTACGACAGGCACAGCGTGCACGCAAGGAGGAGCAGATGGAAGAAGTCTACCGTCTGCTTGTCATCTCGCTCGGAACTCCGCCTCAACCCGATCAAGAGTTCAGCTACAACTACCGCAACAAGAATGGCAAGTTTGTCACGATCCGCTCGACGCCAAaacgcttcttggccgagtACACGGGCACGTTCGATCACAAGACGCGTTGCTCGctcatccacgatccgCGCCATCCCGCTGACAGGCTGATCACcgtcgagcgtctcggcaACGTCTGGGAAGGTACCCCGATCAGCTACGTCAACACCACTGTGGACGTGATGCGCGCGGCGGTCGTCAACTCGATCAAAGCGGGACACCCGGTCTTCTTCGGATGTGACGTGGGCCAATTCTCCGATAAGACATCTGGCATCATGGATCCCGCGCTGTTTGGCTACCAAGACGCCTTCAACATCAGCCTCGGCCTGACCAAGGCACAGCGGATCGAGCTGGGCGAATCATCCATGACGCACGCTATGGTGATCACTGCGGTGCACATCGATGAGCGCACAGGTAAAGTGGAGAGGTACCGCGTCGAGAACTCGTGGGGCGAAGCGGGTGTCGGTAACGATAAGGGCTTCATGGTCATGAGCGACAAGTGGTTCCAAGAGTTCAACTACCAGGTCGTCGTAGACCGCAAGTTCATGCCTAAACATCTCTGGGCCCTCTACACAACCGGCGTCGATGCTAACACTATTCGCCTCCCGCCTTACGACCCGCTCGGCGCGCTCGCGTAG